A window from Saccharomyces cerevisiae S288C chromosome XIII, complete sequence encodes these proteins:
- the INP1 gene encoding Inp1p (Peripheral membrane protein of peroxisomes; involved in peroxisomal inheritance; recruitment to peroxisomes is mediated by interaction with Pex3p at the peroxisomal membrane; Inp1p and Pex3p tether peroxisomes to plasma membrane) yields the protein MVLSRGETKKNSVRLTAKQEKKPQSTFQTLKQSLKLSNNKKLKQDSTQHSNDTNKSVKAKKNGTSSKKTGTQRKRISTQRFSLFTYGNVQVMNSFVPIHNDIPNSSCIRRNSQVSANNVTESSGVFFNDTQSQDSQNTIKLKPTSLMAKGPIEIYQICTGFDKLKENIAPFQKSSKASSHDGHVVNYLSIGRHGDIVHPVLPKLQITRLNGAGFKYFISFYNPERYWEIEFLPLISQSQSELENSVKAFENVISKICQFSHINEGATIGNNESLSDKFKLPPTSDIEPPNTEIINNDDDNDDDDDNYDDDDLNYLLDEEYEQGCTDNSFSVISNTCSNLNASFLYPSDPTDAVSISINEAFKNAIRRTAPVLNIPIAAPSIHSKQQNKRYSSYPFIDSPPYLQDRHRRFQRRSISGLGDL from the coding sequence ATGGTTTTATCAAGGGgagaaacaaagaaaaatagcGTGAGATTAACGgcaaaacaagaaaagaaacctCAATCTACGTTTCAAACTTTAAAACAGTCACTTAAACTTAGcaacaataaaaagttgaaaCAGGATTCGACCCAACACTCAAACGATACAAATAAATCTGTtaaagccaaaaaaaatggcacgTCCTCGAAGAAAACCGGAAcacaaaggaaaagaatatcaaCTCAGAGATTTTCATTGTTTACCTATGGCAATGTTCAGGTTATGAATTCATTCGTTCCCATTCATAATGATATTCCGAATAGCAGTTGCATTCGTAGAAATTCCCAAGTATCCGCAAATAATGTCACTGAAAGTAGTGGAGTATTCTTCAATGATACGCAAAGTCAAGACAGTCAAAACACTATTAAGTTAAAACCTACATCTTTAATGGCAAAAGGACCTATTGAAATATATCAGATATGTACAGGGTTTGATAAgttaaaggaaaatataGCGCcctttcaaaaatctaGTAAAGCTAGTAGTCATGATGGGCATGTAGTAAACTATTTATCGATAGGACGACATGGTGATATTGTGCATCCAGTACTACCCAAACTACAAATAACAAGGCTAAATGGCGCAGGTTTCAAATACTTTATTAGCTTTTATAATCCGGAACGGTACTGGGAAATCGAATTTCTACCTTTGATTAGTCAATCCCAATCAGAGTTGGAAAATAGTGTGaaagcttttgaaaacgTCATTAGCAAAATTTGCCAATTTTCGCATATTAATGAAGGAGCTACTATTGGGAATAATGAGTCTTTGAGCGATAAATTCAAACTGCCGCCTACTTCGGACATAGAGCCCCCCAATACTGAAATAattaataatgatgatgataacgatgatgatgatgataattatgatgatgacgaccTTAATTACTTGCTGGATGAAGAATACGAACAAGGATGTACAGATAATAGCTTCTCCGTGATATCGAACACTTGCTCTAATCTAAATGCAAGCTTTCTCTATCCGAGCGACCCTACCGATGCCGTGTCAATCTCCATAAATGaagctttcaaaaatgcTATCAGACGAACCGCTCCTGTACTGAATATTCCAATAGCAGCCCCAAGTATTCATTCGAAACAGCAAAACAAAAGATATAGTTCATACCCTTTTATCGACTCTCCCCCGTATCTGCAGGACAGGCATAGAAGATTTCAGAGGAGATCCATATCTGGTCTTGGCGACCTTTGA
- the PFK2 gene encoding 6-phosphofructokinase subunit beta (Beta subunit of heterooctameric phosphofructokinase; involved in glycolysis; indispensable for anaerobic growth; activated by fructose-2,6-bisphosphate and AMP; mutation inhibits glucose induction of cell cycle-related genes) produces MTVTTPFVNGTSYCTVTAYSVQSYKAAIDFYTKFLSLENRSSPDENSTLLSNDSISLKILLRPDEKINKNVEAHLKELNSITKTQDWRSHATQSLVFNTSDILAVKDTLNAMNAPLQGYPTELFPMQLYTLDPLGNVVGVTSTKNAVSTKPTPPPAPEASAESGLSSKVHSYTDLAYRMKTTDTYPSLPKPLNRPQKAIAVMTSGGDAPGMNSNVRAIVRSAIFKGCRAFVVMEGYEGLVRGGPEYIKEFHWEDVRGWSAEGGTNIGTARCMEFKKREGRLLGAQHLIEAGVDALIVCGGDGSLTGADLFRSEWPSLIEELLKTNRISNEQYERMKHLNICGTVGSIDNDMSTTDATIGAYSALDRICKAIDYVEATANSHSRAFVVEVMGRNCGWLALLAGIATSADYIFIPEKPATSSEWQDQMCDIVSKHRSRGKRTTIVVVAEGAIAADLTPISPSDVHKVLVDRLGLDTRITTLGHVQRGGTAVAYDRILATLQGLEAVNAVLESTPDTPSPLIAVNENKIVRKPLMESVKLTKAVAEAIQAKDFKRAMSLRDTEFIEHLNNFMAINSADHNEPKLPKDKRLKIAIVNVGAPAGGINSAVYSMATYCMSQGHRPYAIYNGWSGLARHESVRSLNWKDMLGWQSRGGSEIGTNRVTPEEADLGMIAYYFQKYEFDGLIIVGGFEAFESLHQLERARESYPAFRIPMVLIPATLSNNVPGTEYSLGSDTALNALMEYCDVVKQSASSTRGRAFVVDCQGGNSGYLATYASLAVGAQVSYVPEEGISLEQLSEDIEYLAQSFEKAEGRGRFGKLILKSTNASKALSATKLAEVITAEADGRFDAKPAYPGHVQQGGLPSPIDRTRATRMAIKAVGFIKDNQAAIAEARAAEENFNADDKTISDTAAVVGVKGSHVVYNSIRQLYDYETEVSMRMPKVIHWQATRLIADHLVGRKRVD; encoded by the coding sequence ATGACTGTTACTACTCCTTTTGTGAATGGTACTTCTTATTGTACCGTCACTGCATATTCCGTTCAATCTTATAAAGCTGCCATAGATTTTTACACCAAGTTTTTGTCATTAGAAAACCGCTCTTCTCCAGATGAAAACTCCACTTTATTGTCTAACGATTCCATCTCTTTGAAGATCCTTCTACGTCctgatgaaaaaatcaataaaaatgttgaGGCTCATTTGAAGGAATTGAACAGTATTACCAAGACTCAAGACTGGAGATCACATGCCACCCAATCCTTGGTATTTAACACTTCCGACATCTTGGCAGTCAAGGACACTCTAAATGCTATGAACGCTCCTCTTCAAGGCTACCCAACAGAACTATTTCCAATGCAGTTGTACACTTTGGACCCATTAGGTAACGTTGTTGGTGTTACTTCTACTAAGAACGCAGTTTCAACCAAGCCAACTCCACCACCAGCACCAGAAGCTTCTGCTGAGTCTGGTCTTTCCTCTAAAGTTCACTCTTACACTGATTTGGCTTACCGTATGAAAACCACCGACACCTATCCATCTCTGCCAAAGCCATTGAACAGGCCTCAAAAGGCAATTGCCGTCATGACTTCCGGTGGTGATGCTCCAGGTATGAACTCTAACGTTAGAGCCATCGTGCGTTCCGCTATCTTCAAAGGTTGTCGTGCCTTTGTTGTCATGGAAGGTTATGAAGGTTTGGTTCGTGGTGGTCCAGAATACATCAAGGAATTCCACTGGGAAGACGTCCGTGGTTGGTCTGCTGAAGGTGGTACCAACATTGGTACTGCCCGTTGTATGGAATTCAAGAAGCGCGAAGGTAGATTATTGGGTGCCCAACATTTGATTGAGGCCGGTGTCGATGCTTTGATCGTTTGTGGTGGTGACGGTTCTTTGACTGGTGCTGATCTGTTTAGATCAGAATGGCCTTCTTTGATCGAGGAATTGTTGAAAACAAACAGAATTTCCAACGAACAATACGAAAGAATGAAGCATTTGAATATTTGCGGTACTGTCGGTTCTATTGATAACGATATGTCCACCACGGATGCTACTATTGGTGCTTACTCTGCCTTGGACAGAATCTGTAAGGCCATCGATTACGTTGAAGCCACTGCCAACTCTCACTCAAGAGCTTTCGTTGTTGAAGTTATGGGTAGAAACTGTGGTTGGTTAGCTTTATTAGCTGGTATCGCCACTTCCGCTGACTATATCTTTATTCCAGAGAAGCCAGCCACTTCCAGCGAATGGCAAGATCAAATGTGTGACATTGTCTCCAAGCACAGATCAAGGGGTAAGAGAACCAccattgttgttgttgcagAAGGTGCTATCGCTGCTGACTTGACCCCAATTTCTCCAAGCGACGTCCACAAAGTTCTAGTTGACAGATTAGGTTTGGATACAAGAATTACTACCTTAGGTCACGTTCAAAGAGGTGGTACTGCTGTTGCTTACGACCGTATCTTGGCTACTTTACAAGGTCTTGAGGCCGTTAATGCCGTTTTGGAATCCACTCCAGACACCCCATCACCATTGATTGCTGTtaacgaaaacaaaattgttCGTAAACCATTAATGGAATCCGTCAAGTTGACCAAAGCAGTTGCAGAAGCCATTCAAGCTAAGGATTTCAAGAGAGCTATGTCTTTAAGAGACACTGAGTTCATTGAACATTTAAACAATTTCATGGCTATCAACTCTGCTGACCACAACGAACCAAAGCTACCAAAGGACAAGAGACTGAAGATTGCCATTGTTAATGTCGGTGCTCCAGCTGGTGGTATCAACTCTGCCGTCTACTCGATGGCTACTTACTGTATGTCCCAAGGTCACAGACCATACGCTATCTACAATGGTTGGTCTGGTTTGGCAAGACATGAAAGTGTTCGTTCTTTGAACTGGAAGGATATGTTGGGTTGGCAATCCCGTGGTGGTTCTGAAATCGGTACTAACAGAGTCACTCCAGAAGAAGCAGATCTAGGTATGATTGCTTACTATTTCCAAAAGTACGAATTTGATGGTTTGATCATCGTTGGTGGTTTCGAAGCTTTTGAATCTTTACATCAATTAGAGAGAGCAAGAGAAAGTTATCCAGCTTTCAGAATCCCAATGGTCTTGATACCAGCTACTTTGTCTAACAATGTTCCAGGTACTGAATACTCTTTGGGTTCTGATACCGCTTTGAATGCTCTAATGGAATACTGTGATGTTGTTAAACAATCCGCTTCTTCAACCAGAGGTAGAGCCTTCGTTGTCGATTGTCAAGGTGGTAACTCAGGCTATTTGGCCACTTACGCTTCTTTGGCTGTTGGTGCTCAAGTCTCTTATGTCCCAGAAGAAGGTATTTCTTTGGAGCAATTGTCCGAGGATATTGAATACTTAGCtcaatcttttgaaaaggcaGAAGGTAGAGGTAGATTTGGTaaattgattttgaagagtACAAACGCTTCTAAGGCTTTATCAGCCACTAAATTGGCTGAAGTTATTACTGCTGAAGCCGATGGCAGATTTGACGCTAAGCCAGCTTATCCAGGTCATGTACAACAAGGTGGTTTGCCATCTCCAATTGATAGAACAAGAGCCACTAGAATGGCCATTAAAGCTGTCGGCTTCATCAAAGACAACCAAGCTGCCATTGCTGAAGCTCGTGCTGCCGAAGAAAACTTCAACGCTGATGACAAGACCATTTCTGACACTGCTGCTGTCGTTGGTGTTAAGGGTTCACATGTCGTTTACAACTCCATTAGACAATTGTATGACTATGAAACTGAAGTTTCCATGAGAATGCCAAAGGTCATTCACTGGCAAGCTACCAGACTCATTGCTGACCATTTGGTTGGAAGAAAGAGAGTtgattaa